CTCGCCGGTAACAAAGGCTCCGTCGGGAATGGGCAGCATGGAGTCGCCGCTGATTTGGAACGTGCGATACTTCCTGTCGCTCCGCAGAAAGGGAAGCCTGAATACCGGCAACCGACTAATAAACTCCGGGTCGGCAAAGCCCGCAAGGTAGCCAGCCTTAGCCTTTTCGGGTACCAGCTCAATGTTCTCCTCGTTGTCGCTGCCCACGGTGGCCGTAAGCACCCGCAGGTTGCTCCCCTTTAGGTAAACATCGAACCCTCGCTCCAGCTGCCGCAGCTGGCTTTCCGACAGCTTTTCCAAATCCACCTTCACCAGCGTATCGATGGAGACGTTGAAGTAGGCTGACGAGGAGATGAGCACATCGATGGTGGGCTGGGCAACACGATTTTCGTAGTTGTTGAGCGTAGGACGCTTGAGCCCCAGAATAGAGGCCAGCTCCTCCTGCGTTTTGCCCCTTCTCTTCCTCAACAATTTCATGTTCGAACTAAAAAACATCTTGCTTTTTGCTTTTAGTTAGATTATATTGTAATCTCAATATTGATTATTATCTAAGCAAAGATAAAATGATTTGAGAATTTGAGGATGAAATAATTTGAAAATTTGACGAAGAAGCACTATCCGATAGAAACTCACATCCAAGTCAACCTAAATGCCAAACACCTATATTCCTAGATAAAAATGGAGACCGACCGCCACATAGCGCACATGGACCTCGACACCTTTTTTGTGTCGGTGGAGCGACTGCTGCGAAGCGATTTGAACGGCAAGCCCGTAATAGTGGGAAGTCTTTCGGACCGGGGCGTGGTGGCTGCCTGCAGCTACGAGTCGCGGCGCTTTGGCGTTCACTCGGCCATGCCCATGAAGATGGCGCTGCGGCTCTGCCCCGATGCGGTGGTAATCCGTGGCGACATGGACCGCTACAGCCACTTTTCCCGCATGGTTACCGAGATTATTGCAGAGAAGGCTCCGCTATACGAAAAGACCTCCATCGACGAACACTACCTCGACATCACGGGGCTCGACCGCTACTTTGGCTGTAACAAATGGATGCACGAACTCCGGCAACGCATCATACAGGAAACCGGGCTACCCATCTCCTTTGGGCTCTCCGTAAATAAGACTGTGGCCAAGATTGCCACCGGAGAGGCCAAGCCCAACGGCGAAAAGGACGTCCCCTTTCCGCTGGTAAAACCATTCCTTGCACCACTCTCCATCGCACGCATTCCCGGCATTGGCGATAAAACATTCAGGCTGCTGCGCTCCATGGGGGTGGTAACCATCGACACGCTGAGTAACATCTCACCCGATATGATGGAGCGCGTGTTGGGTAAAAGCGGCATAGTGATATGGCGCAAGGCCAACGGCATCGACAACACTCCGGTGGAGCCCTACTCCGAAGCCAAAAGCATCAGCACCGAAACCACCTTTGAACAGGACACCACCGACGTTGCCATGCTCCGCGCCAAGCTGGTGCGCATGACCGAAAAGCTCTGCTACGAACTTCGCCGCGACGAACGGCTGGCTTCGGTGGTAACCGTAAAGCTGCGCTACTCCGACTTTAACACCTACACCATGCAGAAGCAGATATCCTACACCTCACTCGACCATCAGGTGAGACCCATAGTGGAGGCTCTCTTTGAGAAGCTATACCAGCGTCGCCTGCTAATCCGGCTCATTGGTGTTAAGCTGAGCGGCCTTATTCAGGGAACGCAGCAGCTCGACCTGTTTGAGGACACCAGCGAAATGGTTCACCTCTACCAGTCGCTTGACTACCTACGCCATCGCTTCAGCGTTAAAGCCGTTCGGTTGGCGAGCGGTATCACATCTCCCCCAAAACCATTAAGCCCCTGACAAAATGTGGATAGCAAAATCATACAACTCCCTCCTTTACGGAACACTACCCGTAGAGCAGCTGGTGGCACTGGCCAAGGCACAGGGGTTGGAGAGCCTCGCCCTCACCGACATTAATACCACACAAGGGATGATGGACTTCTACAAGCTGTGCCAGCAAAATGGAATAAAAGCCCTTGCCGGGGCCGAGTTCAGGGATAACGACAAGCTGCTGTATACCACCATCGCAAAAAATAAGGACGGACTCAGAGAGATAAACGAGCTGCTCACCCAGTGCAAGGAGCAGAAGAACATGGAAACAGCCCAGAACTATCGGTTTCAGAATGCATTTGTGCTCTACCCTTACGGCTCCCATGCCACGGCAACACTACGCGATGGGGAACTCATAAACGTTCGTCCCACCGATGTAAACCGGGTATTAGCCACAACCACCCAGCGTGAACTTCAGAAGATGGTGGCCTTTGCCCCAGTGACCGTTGCCGATGCCATGGAGTATGAACTGCATCGACATCTGAGAGCCATAGATCACAACACGCTCCTGAGCAAACTTACTCCAAACCAGCTGGCCTCCCCCAGCGAAACGCCTCAAAGCACGGATGAACTCCGGCAACGATTTGCCCAACTTCCTCTGCTGCTCGAAAACACAGAGTTGCTAACCGACTGCTGTTCCGTATCGCTCGATTTAAAAGGGAATAAAAACAAAAAAAACTTTACGGACAACTCCTACGACGACTACCTCCTGCTGGAAAAGCTGGCCTTCGACGGTTTAGAATACCGCTACGGAAAAGGCAACATGGAGGCAACGCAGCGAGTACAAAAGGAGCTGGAGATTATACACAAACTTGGGTTTTCGGCCTACTTCCTCATCACGTGGGACATTATTCGTTACACCATGTCGCAAGGCTTTTACCACGTGGGAAGAGGAAGTGGTGCTAACAGCGTTGTAGCCTACTGCCTCCGCATTACCGACGTCGACCCCATAGAGCTAAATCTCTACTTTGAGCGTTTCCTCAACCCCAATCGCTCATCTCCCCCCGATTTCGACATCGACTACAGCTGGAAGGACCGCGACAAGGTTCAGAGTTACATATTTCAACGTTACGACAAGCGGCACGTTGCGCTACTAGGAGCAAGTGTTACCTTTCAAGGAAGTTCTATCGTGCGAGAACTGGGTAAGGTATATGGGCTGCCCAAGGAGGAGGTTGACAAAATAGCCGATGGTGAGGTAGCACAGAAGGACATGGACCACATTGCCCAGCGAATTTTTACCATTGGAGGTATGATGGTCGATTTTCCCCATGTCCGCTCCATTCATGCAGGGGGTGTACTTATTTCGGAGGAACCCATTACCACCTACACCTCTCTTGAAACGCCCCCAAAGGGTTTTTATACCACCGAGTGGGACATGTATGTTGCGGAGGATATCGGCTTCGAAAAGTTCGACATTCTCAGCCAACGAGGAATCGGTCATATCAAAGAGGCTGCCGAAATCATTAAGCAAAACAGAGGCGACGACATAGACGTGCACTGCATCCAAAAGTTCAAGAAAGATGATAAGGTAAAGGAGCAGCTGAAGAGCGGTGAGACCATAGGCTGCTTCTATGTGGAAAGTCCGGCCATGCGTGGTTTGCTAAAGAAGCTGCGCTGCAACGACTACCTTACGCTGGTGGCCGCCAGCTCCATTATTCGTCCCGGAGTGGCCCAAAGCGGCATGATGCGCGAATACATTTTCCGCTTTCACAACCCCAACGGATTCAAGTACAACCATCCGGTAATGAAGGCTCAGCTCAGCGAAACATTCGGCGTAATGGTATACCAGGAAGATGTGCTAAAGGTATGCCACCACTTTGCCGGACTCAACCTAGCCGATGCCGATATCCTACGCAGGGCCATGAGCGGCAAGTTTCGTTCGAAGGGAGAGCTTAAGCGCATTGAAAACCTCTTTTTTAATGGAGCCGAGCAGCTGGAGCGACCTAAGGAGGTGGCAATGGAGGTATGGCGACAGATAGAATCGTTTGCCAACTACTCCTTTTCGAAGGCGCACTCAGCCTCGTATGCCGTGGAGAGCTACCAAAGCCTCTACCTAAAAGCGCACTATCCGTTGGAGTTCATGGTGGCGGTAATCAACAACTTTGGTGGCTTTTACCGCACATGGATATACTTCAACGAGGCTCGTAGGTGGGGCGCCACCATTAACCTTCCGTGTGTGAACAAGAGCACCTACAAAACCTGCATTTACGGGAACGACATATATGTGGGCTTCATCCATATTGCCAATTTGGAATCACCTCTGACCGAAAGAGTTATCGATGAAAGGGAGAAAAATGGTGCTTACCAAAGTTTAGCCGATTTTGTGCAACGCGTAAACACGGGCATTGAGCAGCTCATCATTCTTATTCGCATAAACGCCTTTCGCTTCACGGGTAAAACCAAGGCCACGCTGCTGTGGGAGGCCTACGCACTGCTCGACAAGAGAAAGCTGGAGCCTCAAGCAAAAAGCCTATTCTACGTTCCAGAGAAACAATTTACGCTACCCAACCTAGAGCAAACGGAGCTGGAGGACGTATTCGACGAAATCGATCTGCTGGGATTTCCCGTAACGCTCACCTGGTTCGACCTGCTCAAAACCTCGTTCCGGGGTGGACCACGAGCAAAAGACCTACTTCAACTCGTGGGAAGCACTGTAAAAATGCTCGGCACGCTGGTTCACATAAAATACACCAAAACCAAGCGAAACGAGCTAATGCACTTCGGCACCTTCATTGATGTGGAGGGGCAGCACTTCGATACGCTTCACTTTCCCAACACCTCATTGCACTGGCCATTTAAGGGTCCCGGCGTTTACCTCCTGCAGGGAATAGTTACCGAGGAGTTCGGCCATCCCAGCATTACCGTTGACAAAATGGCCAAGCTTGAAATAAAGCCCGACCCAAGAATGAAGCGATAGCGTAGATTCAAAAAACATCAATACCGAAAGAGATAAAAAACAATAGCCATGACCGACAAACTTCTCGATAAGCTAAACACCCTTTCGGCGGCAGCCAAGTACGACGTTTCGTGCTCCTCCAGCGGAAGCAGCCGAGCCAACAGCAACGGAGGATTGGGCAATGCTGCCAAGGCCGGTATCTGCCACTCCTTTACCGAGGACGGCCGCTGCATTTCACTCCTCAAAATTCTCATGACCAACCACTGCATTTACGACTGCGCATACTGCATCAACCGGAGGAGCAACGACGTGAAGCGCGCGGCATTTACGGTGGAGGAAATAGTGGACCTCACCATTAACTTCTACCGACGCAACTACATTGAAGGGCTCTTCCTGAGTTCAGGAGTTATGTGCAACCCCGACTACACCATGGAGCGCATTACCCGCGTGGCTAAAGAGCTCCGCCTCACCCATCGCTACAACGGATACATTCACCTAAAGGCCATTCCCGGTGCCAGCCGGGAGCTGGTGCACGAGGCAGGACTCTACGCCGACCGACTTAGCGTAAACATTGAAATACCTTCGGAGCAAAACCTAAAGATACTGGCACCGAATAAGAGATACACCAGCTAGCTTACGCCCATGAACCAGGTTTGTGAGCTGCTGGCCGAATACCGCTGACACAGAAAGCCTAGGATTAAGATTCCTCGCTTTGTTCCGGCTGGGCTAAGTGCACGGATTATTGTGGGTGACCGCGCTGAAGCCAACCTTCAAGTATTCTGAGAGGTAATTATTTGCATCATTACATAAAACTGATCAAGATTAAGAAGCACGGAAATCTGCCCAAAAGCATTTTTAAATATGGACTAACTCACATCGCAAGTATGATGTTAAACCCAGATTATATGAACAATATCGCTACATTCAAATTTCTGTCAGACACATGGGTTACTTTGTCAAAATCGTATTGAAAATGGAATAAAAAACGAGCTACTTTGCCAGCTAATTGGTATAGACAATGGCTTTTATGATTAGAAAGATGGCTTATCTCATGCGCTTTTGACAGTTCCACTTCAATGTGATTGCAAACAACAACCATAAGGCACATTGAAAAGGAGACGTTTGGATGAAAGAAGAATTAGCAAATACAAAAGTGGTGATTTATTTCCTCTATGGGTCAAGGAACATGACAATGTATATCTCACAACTCAAAATAATTTGGGATTTAAAATGGGACTTGCATGTGGGGAAGCAAGTCAAAAGTTGAATAAACCAGCAATTAGACTTGAAGGCACTCCCATTGATTTGAAGACCTTAACCAAGGAACGATTGATTCTGAATAAAAAACTGCAACAAAAACAAGGCATAACCACTAAAAGTTTCAATGGTCTACAAAAGGGTTGTATTCGATACAAAGTGCCGCTTGATACAAGCAAGTTTTGAATTCACCCGCCAACCAAATACAAGACCTTTTAGAGCCAGTAATAACAGAGATGGTGTTATAATATGAGAAGATTAAGTTTACGGCTAACTATTTTTGTGATTTATTCATTCACACAAATAGGCCTTTATGCACAGACCGACAAACTACCAACCTCAATAAAAGTTGGTATATATGAAAATCCACCAAAGGTTTTTACTAACGAAGAAGGGTTGCCCAATGGTATTTTCATTGACATTCTCAATGCTATTGCCGCAAAGTCAAACCTGAAAGTAGTATACGTCAAGGGCAATTGGAATGAGCTTATGAACAAGCTTACTAAAGGAGAAATAGATGTTTTGCCCGATATGGCGCGTACAGCTGACCGAGACTCCTTATTCCTATTTAACAATATTTCTGTTTGTAGCTCTTGGCTTG
Above is a genomic segment from Williamwhitmania sp. containing:
- a CDS encoding LexA family transcriptional regulator, which encodes MRKRRGKTQEELASILGLKRPTLNNYENRVAQPTIDVLISSSAYFNVSIDTLVKVDLEKLSESQLRQLERGFDVYLKGSNLRVLTATVGSDNEENIELVPEKAKAGYLAGFADPEFISRLPVFRLPFLRSDRKYRTFQISGDSMLPIPDGAFVTGEFVQDWTTIRSGEAFVVLTLDDGVAFKVVENRLEESGAFRLISLNTLYKPYEVNASDVKEMWRFVHYISDELPAGKVEREEVLQAIDKLQRDVAFIKGKME
- the dinB gene encoding DNA polymerase IV — its product is METDRHIAHMDLDTFFVSVERLLRSDLNGKPVIVGSLSDRGVVAACSYESRRFGVHSAMPMKMALRLCPDAVVIRGDMDRYSHFSRMVTEIIAEKAPLYEKTSIDEHYLDITGLDRYFGCNKWMHELRQRIIQETGLPISFGLSVNKTVAKIATGEAKPNGEKDVPFPLVKPFLAPLSIARIPGIGDKTFRLLRSMGVVTIDTLSNISPDMMERVLGKSGIVIWRKANGIDNTPVEPYSEAKSISTETTFEQDTTDVAMLRAKLVRMTEKLCYELRRDERLASVVTVKLRYSDFNTYTMQKQISYTSLDHQVRPIVEALFEKLYQRRLLIRLIGVKLSGLIQGTQQLDLFEDTSEMVHLYQSLDYLRHRFSVKAVRLASGITSPPKPLSP
- the dnaE gene encoding DNA polymerase III subunit alpha → MWIAKSYNSLLYGTLPVEQLVALAKAQGLESLALTDINTTQGMMDFYKLCQQNGIKALAGAEFRDNDKLLYTTIAKNKDGLREINELLTQCKEQKNMETAQNYRFQNAFVLYPYGSHATATLRDGELINVRPTDVNRVLATTTQRELQKMVAFAPVTVADAMEYELHRHLRAIDHNTLLSKLTPNQLASPSETPQSTDELRQRFAQLPLLLENTELLTDCCSVSLDLKGNKNKKNFTDNSYDDYLLLEKLAFDGLEYRYGKGNMEATQRVQKELEIIHKLGFSAYFLITWDIIRYTMSQGFYHVGRGSGANSVVAYCLRITDVDPIELNLYFERFLNPNRSSPPDFDIDYSWKDRDKVQSYIFQRYDKRHVALLGASVTFQGSSIVRELGKVYGLPKEEVDKIADGEVAQKDMDHIAQRIFTIGGMMVDFPHVRSIHAGGVLISEEPITTYTSLETPPKGFYTTEWDMYVAEDIGFEKFDILSQRGIGHIKEAAEIIKQNRGDDIDVHCIQKFKKDDKVKEQLKSGETIGCFYVESPAMRGLLKKLRCNDYLTLVAASSIIRPGVAQSGMMREYIFRFHNPNGFKYNHPVMKAQLSETFGVMVYQEDVLKVCHHFAGLNLADADILRRAMSGKFRSKGELKRIENLFFNGAEQLERPKEVAMEVWRQIESFANYSFSKAHSASYAVESYQSLYLKAHYPLEFMVAVINNFGGFYRTWIYFNEARRWGATINLPCVNKSTYKTCIYGNDIYVGFIHIANLESPLTERVIDEREKNGAYQSLADFVQRVNTGIEQLIILIRINAFRFTGKTKATLLWEAYALLDKRKLEPQAKSLFYVPEKQFTLPNLEQTELEDVFDEIDLLGFPVTLTWFDLLKTSFRGGPRAKDLLQLVGSTVKMLGTLVHIKYTKTKRNELMHFGTFIDVEGQHFDTLHFPNTSLHWPFKGPGVYLLQGIVTEEFGHPSITVDKMAKLEIKPDPRMKR
- a CDS encoding putative DNA modification/repair radical SAM protein, whose product is MTDKLLDKLNTLSAAAKYDVSCSSSGSSRANSNGGLGNAAKAGICHSFTEDGRCISLLKILMTNHCIYDCAYCINRRSNDVKRAAFTVEEIVDLTINFYRRNYIEGLFLSSGVMCNPDYTMERITRVAKELRLTHRYNGYIHLKAIPGASRELVHEAGLYADRLSVNIEIPSEQNLKILAPNKRYTS